Sequence from the Carassius auratus strain Wakin linkage group LG45M, ASM336829v1, whole genome shotgun sequence genome:
agggttagggttaggttagggttagggttagggtagggttagggttagagttagagttagggttagggttagggttagggttagggttagagttagggttagggttagggttaggttagagttagggttaggttagagttagggttagggttaggttagggttaggNNNNNNNNNNNNNNNNNNNNNNNNNNNNNNNNNNNNNNNNNNNNNNNNNNNNNNNNNNNNNNNNNNNNNNNNNNNNNNNNNNNNNNNNNNNNNNNNNNNNgagagagagagagagggggggatagagagagagagagacacacacacacagagagacacacacacacacacaaacaaccacagagagagagagacacacacacacacacacagacgcacacagagagacacacacacacacacagacagacagacgcacacacacacacacacacacacagacagacagacgcacacacacacacacacacagagagacacacacacacacacagagagagagacacacacacacacacacacagagagagagacacacacacacacacatagaaagagacacacacacacacacacacacacacacagagagagagagacacacacacacacacatagaaagagacacacacacacacagagagagagacacacagagagagagagagacacacagagagagagagagagacacacacacacacacacacagagagagacacacacacacacacacacacagagacacacacacacagagagagagacacacagagagagagagacacacacacacacacacacacacacagagagagacacacacacacacacacacacacagagagacacacacacacacacacacacacacagagagacacacacacacacacacacagagagacacacacacacacacacacacacacacacacacacacagagagacacacacacacacacacacagagacacacacacacacacacacacacacacacacacagagagacacacacacacacacacagagagacacacacacacacacacacacacacacacacagagagacacacacacacacacacagagagagagacacacagagagagagagacacacacacacacacacacacacagagagagagagacacacacacacacacacacacacacagagagacacacacacacacacacacacacacacacacacacacagagagacacacacacacacacacacacacacacacagagagagacacacacacacacacacacacacacacagagagagacacacacacacacacacacacacacacagagagagacacacacacacacacacacacacacacacacacacacacacacacacacacacagagacacacacacacacacacacacacacagagagacacacacacacacacacacacacagagagacacacacacacacacacacacacagagagacacacacacacacaaccacagagagagagagacacacacacacacacacacacacacacacacacacacagacgcacacagagagacacacacacacacacacacacacagacgcacacagaaagacacacacacacacacacacacacacagagagagagacacacacacacacacacacacacacacacacatagaaagagacacacacacacagacagacgcacacacacacacacacacagagagacacacacacacagagagagagacacacagagagagagacacacacagagagagagacacacacagagagagagagacacacacacacacacacacaaagatagacgcgcacacacacacacacacacacacacacacacatatagagagagacacacacacacacacatatagagagagacacacacacacacacagacagacgcgcgcacacacacacacacacacacacacacacacacacacacagagacacacacacacacacataaaataaaaataaatagaagttTTAACCAATTAAATATGAACTAATTTGCATATACATTTCCAGAAAATCAATTTAAACACTGGATAAAACCAGATTTAAAATTCTGCTTTGATTTTGTCGTCATATTAGAGTTCGGATTGAGTTCAATATTCTTTTAATCCCTTCATAAATCAAGACATGACGCTGTATAAAGCAGTGTGaatgatatataaacaaacacatcagTAAAGTTCTGCTGTAAGTgcgtgctgctgaagtggagattaACAAAACAGATGCAGAATAgacaaagtgcaataaaataaacacctaAAAGTCTATTTTGCATGCTTTCCTTCCACTAATCTAAAGACATGCatgaccagtgcatgaaaaaaacaacatgcaCTTCAAATGTCTAAGACTAGCGCCATCTAGAGGCCAAAAACCCTTCGAGACATGAACAGGAGAAACCCAGCGGCTCCGACTCGACTGAAAGACACTGAAGAGCTGCGAGTGAATGAAGCGTGAAGCGTGAGCTTTATCCCCACCTTCCTCCAGCAGCGTCTCCGCTCTCTCCACAGCTCCACCGACCTCACGCTCCTTACAGCGCTTCACGGGATCCTGGGAGAAGCTGGCGAAGGAAGAGCCGCCCCACTCCTGACTGATCTCGAGGATAGGACTGTTACCAGAAAAAGATTTAGATCAAGACTCTTTTTAAAGACACTGTaacaataaatcaaatgtaaacaCCAGCAACAGCGAGGTTAGAGATCcaatgcatgaaaaaaacaaagcatCTCAAATGCAATTCAAGTTTTTTTGGTTAAAAGCATCatctaccataaaaaaaaaaaaaaaaaaaaaaaaaaattatatatatatatatatatataaaaatgcaatgcatgcatttactttcttaataaacATGATTGATTATGGTGTTATATTGGGAAGGGCATTTAATTTCTTAACTTCTGAAATGAAtgtgatatttaaattaatatatatattaaaaaaaaaataaaaaaaaaaatatatatatatatatatatatatatatatataaaaatagtccACCATAATCCACTTCAATCCTTTGGGGTTCTCTTGGAAATTAGCCACATAAAAGATGATAATGCAGTTTCACACTATAAAACTCACAAAACCGTGAAGATTTAAAAAGTGTGTTAGTATTGCAccacaaaaaaaatttaagaaaaagcaaagaaattaaagacattttatgCTTTTGCATTTgagaaaataaaagtataataacatGATATTGTAATGGCAGTTATGAATATTTCCAGCCAGTAAAAGATCTGAAGTACCTGAGCTTTTTCTCGGGAGCGCTCCCGTTCGAGTTCGTTGCTTTACTGGATTCTGGAGCCGTTTGGCTCTTATTCTCCATCAGGCCCGACTCGGACGCCTCTGGCCTCTGGACTCCTCCGAACGGAGTGGACGCCAGCTGAGCGGCGCGGGCGAATTCACACGTATCGTCTGGACTCCGGCACAGAGTCTTATTCCAGTGACCGTTGATGATAGCATCCTCAGAGCGAGAGATGGACACGTCCTGCAAGCGAACAAACACACCACCATCACTGCCACGGATGAGAAAACCAGACATTAAAGTACAAGCACTGACTGAAATCTGAGCTCACTTTGACAGCAGAGAGATCTGCTTTCGGCTTTGGCCCTTTCAGACTCAAGGTGGGCAGCTTCAGAGAATTACGGTTCGCCGAAGAGGATCTTAAACGTGCAAACAGTAAATGAAGCACAGAACTAAGAAAACAActaaaaagaaatgaatgaaaacaagaGTCTTACGTTTTATTTGTCAGTGTATTCTCATCAGAAACACTGAAAGGTTTTGccgttttctgcagtttagcgtcGCTTCCTCCTAGAACACACAAGAAGGGATtcgattaattgctaatgcttttatcacgatAAACGGTATCATCactagggatgcatcgatccgatACTTGGGATCGGTATCGGACAGACGCGACCGATCCAAATCCGATCCGGTGTATAgtattctgtgttattgttgagctccacgaaaggcacaaaaacattatgaaGCACCAAAACGTTTTCAAGAACATATTTCAAGTATTTATTCAACAAGCTGTTCCATAGTTCAGTTTGAGGTAGTTCATCAACAATCATCACAATCATCAAcacaatcaccaaaaaaaaaaaaaaaaaaaaacaatcaccacAAACAATCAATCATCACAATCATCAACACAATCAATCATAACAATCATCAAACATCAATACATTCATaccaaacatcacaaaaatcaaCACAATCATCACAAACAATCATCAGCACAATCATCACAATCATCATCAACAATCATCACAATCACCAACACAATCatcaaacatcacaaaaatcaaCACAATCACCACAATCAATCATAACAATCATCAAACATCAATACATTCATACCAAATATCACAAAAATCAACACAATCAATCACAAACAATCATCAGCACAATCAATCATCACAATCATCAACAATCACCACAATCAATATCACCAACACAATCatcaaacatcacaaaaatcaaCACAATCATCACAATCACCACAAACAATCATCAGCACAATCACCACAATCATCACAAACAATCAAAATCACCAACACAATCatcaaacatcacaaaaatcaaCACAATCACCACAAACAATCATCAGCACAATCAACAGCACAATCACCACAAACAATCAACACAATCATCACAATCACCACAAACAATCATCAacacaaacatcaaaatcacCAACACAATCATCAACAAATCAACACAATCAGTCACCACAATCATCCACACAATCAATCACAATCAACAAGAAAAATCAACACAATTACCACAAACAATCGATTAATCAAGCAATCAATCATCACAATCGATCATCACAAACAATCATCAACACAATCACCACAAACATCACAATCATCCACACAATCACAATCATCAACACAATCATCCACAATCACCACAAACAATCGATTAACCAAATCAATCATCACAAACAATCAAAATCACCAACACAATCACCAACAAACATCACAATCACCGCAACCGTCACAATCATTCACAAACTATCAATCATCACATTACAATCATAAATCAATAACAACCATTAATCATCACAAGCTTCACAAACAATAAAAATCAATCACAATCATCACAATCAATCACATGAATGTGGTTTATTTCACCATAGTAAGAACCGCAAGAACTATTCACTAATATGCAATATTAGCGGCTAAATATTACAGGCACAAATTAATGCCtaataaatgcatattacttGAGGaactgggggaaaaaataaaaacaactcactGTGATTCATGTCGTCCTCTCGCCTCACTGAGCTTTTACTGAATGACACAAGGAGAGGAAAATAAGAGAACCGAAAATGTTCATTGCAAACAGCTTAATCTAAGCCGAGACGAGCGCTGTCTGAAGAACTGACCTGTTCAGCACACAGTCCTCCTCCTGCTCGCTGTATACGCTGAACGGAGCCGACCTCACCACAGCAGACTCACATGAACCTGACGAATTCTGGAAGGAAGAACTGGCCTCCTCGTGAACAATCTAACCAAACCAATAAACACACACGGTTAGAACAAGAACCTGATCCAATATTTGATGATGGTTGTATCTGGAAGTTCATTTCAAATATCCAAAACAAGCTTTTAAAGTAATGGTTGACCAAAAAAAgcaagttctgtcatcatttgctcaccctcatgtctctGAATCACGAGCTCAGACACGACAGTATGACGGATGACGTACCTGCGGTGTCTCCGCGCTGCTGTTTCTTTGCTGAAGGAGTCTCTTTTTCTGCTCGATCTGAAGCTGCAGGTCCTGCTTTAGTTTGTTCAGGTGTAAGGCCTTTTCTGTACATTCACAAAGTCatcaaaaactaattaaaatggcTATATGGTCTGAtccaggattattattattattattattaactaaaactacaaagataaatttttacttgaaataaatgttaaataatatatattgtatattatatatatatatatatatatatatatatatatatattttttttttttttttttttttttttttttttttttttcagctaacaaaacatttatcatgtaaaaataaaatcaaataaataaaaaaaattagacaaaaacaaaataatgcaaaaaattgCCAATTACGATATCTAGTGTTcagtatcggccgataccgatccgataccaatgaaggttttttcccccatttaaatTCATGTAGAATTTATATATCTCTGTATGTGGAACTGATAATCATTCTTTCACAACCTACTATATACAGACAActtcattataaagaaaaaataaataagcaataaatatgaaaaaatataggCCTATGCACATTCATAATCTATGACAAATATGTATcaaactaggttagtggataattcgGCAGCAAAGGATATTCTAGAAAAATCAGTGCACAGCAATTTTAGAAATCCAAACAtttagtgaaaaaaataataatttgtaggaAACAAAGTGTTGCACTAAATATGGTAAAATGAACGATACCCGATCCGAGAAAAATCTCATTATCGGAGCCGATAACAGATTTGAATATCAGATAATATATGTGGGTCAAAGACATTAAGATATCTGCCTCAAGAAAAacgtacaaaagtgattttgtgtccatagaaagcaTATTAAGttaagtttttggagaataaaatctctaaatttggttgaaataatgttacattgtcattcagtgtaacacaatatttatgcaaaaattattctgacgtgtacatattaaaatatctaaatgaataatggagcatactagggctgcacgttctcaagtttttcattaaccgttaaccgaggcccttaacggttaatactcggttaaccatagtgtgccatagtaaccataaccatagtaatttccggacattggccgaaaaaaaaaaaagtaatgtccgacaaaatttaatctctccggtcaaattgtcctattaaaactgcctaataatgccgcccattaacacaatctgaatttgagaataagcctaaaatgtataaggcaaaaggtaacaagcagactccgcggcagcctcgctaaggctatgactatgacaatgtttgacacgtacaatatttgaaaatcgttaattatttatttatttatttaaattacattcatatctgaatttatgtcaacctatagactttcacatatcaaaatgtcatgaattaatatgtatttttgtacaaaatgacatataaacatattttcctattatactttgcctggaaacgcttccaacaaggcgtcggttctatttctagcatgcacgagtcgagccgcgcctgagccgcgcgtctcacgcaggcagtctgcaagctctaacctgttaacatgagagccgaattaaaaacagacacgccacgcagctgggATGttttcgccacgcatccagtgtgtcctgaccggcctaatgatgcccgggtgttggctgttgagattacaacaacgaggttgtacttgaagtatatctaagcactgtattgcaatacttgcattttgccccg
This genomic interval carries:
- the LOC113068578 gene encoding mitotic checkpoint serine/threonine-protein kinase BUB1 beta-like; its protein translation is MALRFENSNCLKMDELSPHVWSAPGVPLETAAPSQRSQAPEEHVSQQEGHVQIMYCKDQVYQGDAEFSLEELRAQRYYKALSEKALHLNKLKQDLQLQIEQKKRLLQQRNSSAETPQIVHEEASSSFQNSSGSCESAVVRSAPFSVYSEQEEDCVLNSKSSVRREDDMNHRGSDAKLQKTAKPFSVSDENTLTNKTSSSANRNSLKLPTLSLKGPKPKADLSAVKDVSISRSEDAIINGHWNKTLCRSPDDTCEFARAAQLASTPFGGVQRPEASESGLMENKSQTAPESSKATNSNGSAPEKKLSPILEISQEWGGSSFASFSQDPVKRCKEREVGGAVERAETLLEEGGDKAHASRFIHSQLFSVFQSSRSRWVSPVHVSKGFWPLDGASLRHLKCMLFFSCTGHACL